From one Enterobacter kobei genomic stretch:
- the ascF gene encoding PTS cellobiose/arbutin/salicin transporter subunit IIBC, giving the protein MAKNYAALAHSVITALGGVDNIAAVTHCMTRLRFVVKDDALIDAQNLKGISGVMGVVRNDNQCQVIIGNTVSQAYREVVSLLPGDMQPPETDTKQKLTLKRIGAGILDALIGTMSPLIPAIIGGSMVKLLAMILEMTGVLEKGAPTLTILTVIGDGAFFFLPLMVAASAAIKFKTNMSLAIAIAGVLVHPSFIELMAKAAQGEHVEFAFIPVTAVKYTYTVIPALVMTWCLSYIERWVDKITPAVTKNFLKPMLIVLIAAPLAIVLIGPIGIWIGSAISALVYTIHDYLGWLSVAIMGALWPLLVMTGMHRVFTPTIIQTIAETGKEGMVMPSEIGANLSLGGSSLAVAWKTKNPELRQTALAAAASAILAGISEPALYGVAVRLKRPLIASLISGFICGAVAGIAGLASHSMAAPGLFTSVQFFDPANPMSIVWVFGVMALAVVLSFVLTLMLGFEDIPVEKEAAKARELQAAKATVSTEARA; this is encoded by the coding sequence ATGGCTAAGAATTATGCGGCGCTTGCCCACTCTGTGATAACTGCACTGGGCGGCGTTGACAATATCGCCGCCGTGACGCACTGCATGACGCGTCTGCGCTTTGTAGTAAAAGATGACGCGCTCATCGACGCCCAGAACCTGAAAGGCATCAGCGGCGTGATGGGTGTGGTGCGTAATGACAATCAGTGCCAGGTGATCATCGGTAATACGGTGTCGCAGGCCTATCGTGAGGTGGTCAGCCTGCTGCCGGGAGATATGCAGCCGCCGGAAACCGATACAAAACAAAAGCTGACCCTCAAGCGCATCGGCGCGGGCATTCTCGATGCGCTGATCGGCACCATGTCGCCCCTGATCCCGGCGATCATCGGCGGATCGATGGTCAAACTGCTGGCAATGATTTTAGAGATGACCGGCGTGCTGGAAAAAGGCGCGCCAACGCTGACCATTCTGACGGTGATCGGCGACGGGGCCTTCTTCTTCCTGCCGCTGATGGTGGCAGCCTCGGCGGCAATCAAATTTAAAACCAACATGTCGCTGGCAATTGCCATTGCCGGCGTGCTGGTGCACCCGAGCTTTATCGAACTGATGGCGAAAGCGGCTCAGGGCGAGCACGTCGAATTCGCCTTTATCCCGGTGACGGCGGTGAAGTACACCTACACGGTGATCCCGGCGCTGGTGATGACCTGGTGTCTGTCGTATATCGAGCGCTGGGTCGATAAAATCACCCCGGCGGTGACGAAAAACTTCCTCAAGCCGATGCTGATCGTGCTGATTGCGGCTCCGCTCGCTATCGTGCTCATCGGCCCGATCGGTATCTGGATCGGCAGCGCCATTTCTGCGCTGGTGTACACCATTCATGATTATCTCGGCTGGCTGTCCGTCGCCATCATGGGCGCGCTGTGGCCGCTGCTGGTGATGACCGGGATGCACCGCGTGTTTACGCCGACCATTATTCAGACCATCGCCGAAACCGGCAAAGAAGGCATGGTGATGCCGTCAGAAATTGGCGCTAATCTGTCCCTTGGCGGCTCCTCGCTGGCGGTGGCATGGAAAACGAAGAACCCGGAACTGCGTCAGACGGCGCTGGCCGCCGCGGCCTCTGCGATCCTCGCGGGCATCTCTGAACCGGCGCTGTACGGCGTGGCGGTACGCCTGAAACGTCCGCTGATCGCCAGCCTCATCAGCGGCTTTATCTGCGGCGCGGTGGCCGGGATCGCCGGACTCGCCAGCCATTCAATGGCAGCACCTGGCCTGTTTACCAGCGTGCAGTTCTTTGATCCGGCCAACCCGATGAGCATCGTCTGGGTGTTTGGCGTGATGGCGCTGGCGGTGGTGCTGTCGTTTGTGCTCACGCTGATGCTGGGCTTTGAAGATATTCCGGTGGAAAAAGAAGCGGCGAAGGCGCGTGAGTTGCAGGCGGCGAAAGCGACCGTTAGCACCGAAGCCAGAGCCTGA
- a CDS encoding 6-phospho-beta-glucosidase has product MSVFPEGFLWGGALAANQSEGAYREGGKGLTTVDMIPHGANRLAVKLGQEKRVALRDDEFYPSHEAIDFYHRYKEDIALMAEMGFTVFRTSIAWARLYPNGDELTPNAEGIAFYKAVFEECKKYNIEPLVTLCHFDVPMHLVVEYGSWRNRKMVEFFTRYARTCFEAFDGLVKYWLTFNEINIMLHSPFSGAGLAFEEGENQDQVKYQAAHHELIASALATKIAHEVNPHNQVGCMLAGGNFYPYSCKPEDVWMALEKDRENLFFIDVQARGTYPSYSARVFREKGVHIEKAPGDDEILKNTVDFVSFSYYASRCASADMNAGNTSAANIVKSLKNPYIQASEWGWGIDPLGLRITMNMMYDRYQKPLFLVENGLGARDEIDASGEINDDYRISYLREHIRAMGDAIEDGVPLMGYTSWGCIDLVAASTGEMSKRYGFVYVDRDDAGNGTLARTRKKSFWWYKKVIASNGADLD; this is encoded by the coding sequence ATGTCTGTATTTCCGGAAGGATTTTTATGGGGCGGCGCGCTGGCCGCCAACCAGTCTGAAGGCGCGTATCGCGAAGGCGGCAAGGGCCTGACCACCGTCGATATGATCCCCCATGGCGCAAACCGTCTGGCGGTGAAGCTGGGCCAGGAAAAGCGCGTGGCGCTGCGTGATGATGAGTTTTACCCCAGCCACGAAGCGATTGATTTTTATCATCGCTACAAAGAAGACATCGCCCTGATGGCGGAGATGGGCTTCACGGTGTTTCGCACCTCCATTGCCTGGGCGCGCCTCTACCCGAACGGCGATGAGCTGACGCCGAACGCCGAAGGTATCGCCTTCTATAAAGCCGTCTTTGAGGAGTGCAAAAAGTACAACATTGAACCGCTGGTGACGCTGTGCCATTTCGACGTGCCGATGCATCTGGTGGTGGAATACGGATCGTGGCGCAACCGCAAGATGGTGGAGTTTTTCACCCGCTATGCGCGCACCTGTTTCGAAGCCTTTGACGGGCTGGTGAAATACTGGCTGACGTTCAATGAAATCAACATTATGCTGCACAGCCCGTTCTCCGGCGCGGGACTGGCGTTTGAAGAAGGTGAAAATCAGGATCAGGTCAAGTACCAGGCGGCGCATCATGAGCTGATTGCCAGCGCGCTGGCGACCAAAATCGCCCATGAGGTAAACCCGCACAATCAGGTCGGCTGTATGCTGGCGGGCGGTAATTTTTACCCGTACTCCTGCAAGCCGGAAGATGTGTGGATGGCACTGGAGAAAGATCGCGAAAACCTGTTCTTTATCGACGTGCAGGCGCGCGGGACGTATCCGTCCTATTCCGCCCGGGTGTTTCGCGAGAAAGGGGTGCACATTGAGAAAGCACCGGGCGACGATGAGATCCTGAAAAATACCGTCGATTTTGTGTCGTTCAGCTATTACGCCTCCCGCTGTGCGTCAGCCGATATGAACGCCGGGAATACCAGCGCGGCGAATATCGTGAAGTCGCTGAAAAACCCGTACATTCAGGCCAGCGAATGGGGCTGGGGCATCGATCCGCTGGGCTTACGCATCACCATGAATATGATGTATGACCGTTATCAGAAGCCGCTGTTCCTGGTGGAAAATGGCCTCGGCGCGCGGGATGAAATCGATGCCAGCGGCGAGATCAACGACGATTACCGCATCAGCTATCTGCGCGAGCATATCCGCGCGATGGGTGACGCCATCGAAGACGGCGTGCCGCTGATGGGTTACACCTCGTGGGGCTGCATCGATCTGGTAGCCGCCTCCACCGGTGAAATGAGCAAGCGCTACGGCTTTGTGTATGTGGATCGCGATGACGCCGGCAACGGTACCCTCGCCCGCACGCGCAAGAAATCGTTCTGGTGGTATAAGAAAGTGATTGCCAGCAATGGCGCGGATTTAGACTAG
- a CDS encoding NADH-quinone oxidoreductase subunit B family protein, with protein MQNLIGPRDDNGIPVPMTVDESIARMKTSLLKNIKRSAYVYRVDCGGCNGCEIEIFATLSPLFDAERFGIKVVPSPRHADILLFTGAVTRAMRSPALRAWQSAPDPKICISYGACGNSGGIFHDLYCVWGGTDKIVPVDVYIPGCPPTPAATLYGFAMALGLLEQKIHARLPGEQDNQPAGLLHGDMVQPLRVRVDRAARQLAGYRYGRQIADDYLRRLGEGEQQVARWLEAENDPRLNEIVQQLNSVVNEARIG; from the coding sequence ATGCAAAACCTAATTGGACCGCGTGACGATAACGGCATCCCGGTGCCGATGACGGTGGATGAATCCATCGCGCGCATGAAAACCTCGCTGCTGAAAAACATCAAACGCTCTGCCTATGTTTACCGGGTGGACTGCGGCGGCTGTAACGGCTGCGAAATCGAGATTTTCGCCACGCTTTCGCCGCTGTTCGACGCCGAACGTTTCGGCATCAAAGTGGTGCCGTCACCGCGTCATGCCGATATTCTGCTGTTTACCGGGGCGGTGACGCGCGCCATGCGTTCGCCTGCGCTGCGCGCCTGGCAGTCAGCGCCGGATCCGAAAATCTGCATCTCTTACGGTGCCTGCGGCAACAGCGGCGGCATCTTCCACGATCTCTACTGTGTGTGGGGCGGCACTGACAAAATTGTGCCGGTGGATGTCTATATTCCGGGCTGCCCGCCGACGCCTGCCGCCACGCTGTATGGCTTCGCCATGGCGCTGGGGCTGCTGGAGCAGAAGATCCACGCTCGTCTGCCGGGGGAGCAGGACAATCAGCCCGCCGGGCTGTTGCATGGCGATATGGTGCAGCCGCTGCGCGTGCGTGTGGATCGTGCTGCCCGCCAGCTGGCCGGTTATCGCTATGGCCGCCAGATAGCCGATGATTATCTGCGGCGGCTGGGAGAGGGCGAACAGCAGGTAGCGCGCTGGCTGGAAGCGGAAAACGATCCGCGGCTGAACGAAATCGTGCAGCAGCTTAACAGCGTGGTGAACGAGGCGCGGATCGGATGA
- a CDS encoding LacI family DNA-binding transcriptional regulator, giving the protein MTTMLEVAKRAGVSKATVSRVLSGNGYVSQDTKDRVFQAIEESGYRPNLLARNLATKKTQTLGLVVTNTLYYGVYFSELLFHAARMTEDHGRQLILADGKHSADEERQAIQYLLDMRCDAIIIYPRFLSVDELDAIVENHTQPVMVLNRRLRKNSSHCVWSDQKQSSFKAVSTLLARGHRDIAFITGSLDSPTGIERLAGYKDALTQYGVAVCNDLIVEGKWTPASGAEGVKTLLSRSQTFTALVASNDDMAIGAIKQLHDAGIRIPDQVSVMGFDDIALAPYIVPSLSSVRIPVTEMIKETINRLIFMLDGGEFKYQQTFAGELHSRDSIIDGPHA; this is encoded by the coding sequence ATGACGACGATGCTGGAGGTCGCGAAGCGGGCAGGGGTGTCTAAAGCCACGGTATCCCGCGTGTTGTCAGGGAATGGCTATGTGAGCCAGGACACCAAAGACCGCGTGTTCCAGGCGATTGAGGAGAGCGGCTACCGGCCTAATTTGCTGGCGCGCAATCTGGCAACCAAAAAGACGCAGACGCTCGGCCTTGTGGTGACCAACACCCTCTATTACGGCGTCTATTTCAGTGAATTACTGTTCCATGCCGCGCGAATGACGGAAGATCATGGCCGCCAGCTGATCCTCGCCGACGGCAAACACAGCGCGGATGAAGAGCGCCAGGCGATCCAGTATTTACTCGATATGCGCTGTGACGCGATCATTATTTATCCGCGCTTTCTCAGCGTGGATGAACTGGATGCGATTGTCGAAAACCATACTCAGCCGGTTATGGTGCTTAATCGTCGGCTGCGGAAAAATAGCAGCCACTGCGTCTGGTCGGATCAAAAACAGTCCAGCTTTAAGGCCGTGTCGACCTTATTAGCGCGCGGCCACCGGGATATTGCGTTTATTACCGGCTCGCTGGATTCGCCGACCGGTATTGAACGTCTGGCAGGCTATAAAGACGCATTAACACAGTACGGCGTTGCCGTGTGCAACGATCTGATTGTCGAAGGAAAATGGACGCCCGCCAGCGGCGCAGAGGGCGTGAAAACGCTGCTCTCACGGTCGCAAACCTTTACCGCGCTGGTGGCCAGTAATGATGATATGGCGATTGGCGCGATTAAGCAGCTGCATGACGCGGGAATACGCATTCCCGATCAGGTTTCGGTCATGGGATTCGATGACATCGCGCTGGCACCTTATATTGTGCCGTCGCTGTCCAGCGTGCGTATTCCGGTCACGGAAATGATTAAAGAAACCATTAACCGCTTAATCTTTATGCTCGACGGCGGTGAATTTAAATATCAGCAAACCTTTGCCGGGGAATTACATTCCCGCGACTCCATCATTGACGGACCACATGCCTGA
- a CDS encoding formate hydrogenlyase maturation HycH family protein, with product MSENVVFSQLSRKFVDENDATPPAAQQVVYYSLAIGHHLGVIDCLEAALTCPWQAYLAWIGTLEEGSEARRKMEGVPKYGEIVIDHSHISMLANAFDRAQARQTPEQQAWSKTLLSMLHDIYQENAIYLMVRRLRD from the coding sequence ATGAGCGAGAACGTCGTTTTCAGTCAGTTGAGTCGTAAGTTTGTCGACGAAAATGACGCCACGCCGCCCGCCGCGCAGCAGGTGGTCTATTACAGTCTGGCAATCGGACATCACCTGGGGGTGATCGACTGCCTGGAAGCGGCGCTGACCTGCCCGTGGCAGGCGTATCTGGCGTGGATCGGTACGCTGGAGGAGGGCAGCGAGGCACGGCGCAAAATGGAAGGCGTGCCGAAGTATGGCGAGATCGTCATTGACCATTCGCACATCAGCATGCTGGCAAACGCCTTTGATCGCGCCCAGGCGCGCCAGACGCCGGAGCAACAGGCCTGGAGCAAGACGCTGCTCAGTATGCTGCACGATATTTATCAGGAGAATGCCATCTACCTGATGGTGAGGAGATTACGTGACTGA
- a CDS encoding formate hydrogenlyase complex iron-sulfur subunit: MFTFIKKVIKTGAPTSSYPLEPIAVDKNFRGKPEHNPQQCIGCAACVNACPSNALSVETDLACGEQAWQFNLGRCIFCGRCEEVCPTAAITLSQAYELAVWKKEDFLQQSRFALCQCRVCARPFAVQKEIDYAIALLQHNGDTRAHEHRESFETCPDCKRQKCLVPSDRIELTRHMRKAS, encoded by the coding sequence ATGTTTACCTTTATCAAAAAAGTCATTAAAACCGGCGCGCCGACCTCGTCGTACCCGCTGGAGCCGATTGCCGTCGACAAAAACTTTCGCGGCAAGCCGGAACACAATCCGCAGCAGTGCATCGGCTGCGCGGCCTGCGTGAACGCCTGTCCGTCAAACGCCCTGAGTGTTGAAACCGATCTGGCCTGCGGCGAACAGGCCTGGCAGTTTAACCTTGGGCGCTGCATTTTTTGCGGTCGTTGCGAAGAGGTCTGTCCGACGGCGGCCATTACCTTGTCCCAGGCCTATGAACTGGCGGTATGGAAGAAAGAAGATTTCCTGCAACAGTCGCGCTTTGCGCTGTGTCAATGCCGCGTCTGCGCCCGGCCCTTTGCCGTGCAAAAAGAGATCGACTACGCCATCGCCCTGTTGCAACACAACGGCGACACCCGTGCGCACGAGCACCGGGAAAGCTTCGAAACCTGCCCGGACTGCAAACGTCAGAAATGCCTGGTGCCGTCAGATCGGATCGAACTGACCCGCCACATGAGGAAGGCCAGCTAA
- the hycC gene encoding formate hydrogenlyase subunit 3 — MNALSLINSALLCFTAAALLAAAFSFYKPLSGVMAGLGGALASAMTAGAGALVLLDGVAVQGTVSLAGMGMLITPLSAIWLITLGLCGLFVSLFNIDWHRHAGVQANGLLINALMAAAVCAVVADNFGVLVVMAEIMALCAVFLTGCGQSAKLWFVLGRAGTLLLVICCGLIWQRYHTLDLTQMNIAAQRLPLSAGIWLSGVAGFGLLAGIIPLHGWVPQAHANASAPAAALFSTVVMKIGLFGILTLSLAGGNPPLWWGIVLLVLGMVTAFVGGLYALMEHNIQRLLAYHTLENIGIILLGLGAGLTGIALQQPALIALGMTGGLYHLINHSLFKSTLFLGAGSVWYQTGHRDIEKLGGIGKRMPLISLTMLVGLMAMAALPPLNGFAGEWVIYQSFFRLSSSDLFIGRLLGPLLAVGLAITGALAVMCMAKVYGVTFLGAPRTPEAANARPAPLLMTFSVVALALCCIAGGVGAPWLLPLLSTAVPLPLATAQTSVSQPMIALLLVACPLLPLIIMLLLKGDRLPGRQRGAAWVCGYDHEPSMVITAHGFAHPVKAAFAPVLKLRHWLDPVARIPGWQREGAAVLFRRLALIELAVLVVVVISRGA; from the coding sequence TTGAACGCGCTTTCTCTCATTAACAGCGCGCTGCTGTGCTTCACTGCGGCGGCGTTGCTGGCAGCGGCATTTTCATTTTATAAGCCGCTCAGCGGAGTGATGGCGGGGCTGGGCGGTGCGCTCGCCAGCGCCATGACGGCAGGGGCCGGGGCGCTGGTGCTGCTCGACGGCGTGGCGGTGCAGGGCACGGTGTCGCTGGCGGGTATGGGCATGCTGATCACGCCGCTGTCGGCGATCTGGCTTATCACCCTCGGCCTGTGCGGGCTGTTTGTCAGTTTGTTTAACATCGACTGGCATCGCCACGCCGGGGTACAGGCGAACGGCCTGCTGATTAATGCGCTGATGGCAGCGGCGGTGTGCGCTGTCGTTGCAGATAACTTCGGCGTGCTGGTGGTGATGGCGGAGATCATGGCGCTGTGTGCGGTATTTCTTACCGGGTGCGGTCAGTCGGCAAAACTGTGGTTTGTGCTGGGCCGGGCGGGCACGCTGCTGCTGGTCATCTGCTGTGGGCTTATCTGGCAGCGTTATCACACGCTGGATCTGACGCAGATGAATATCGCCGCCCAACGGTTGCCGTTGAGCGCCGGGATCTGGCTCTCCGGCGTGGCGGGCTTTGGTCTGCTGGCGGGGATTATTCCGCTGCACGGTTGGGTGCCGCAGGCCCATGCGAATGCCAGCGCGCCCGCGGCGGCGCTGTTCTCTACCGTGGTGATGAAAATCGGCCTGTTCGGCATCCTGACATTATCGCTCGCGGGCGGTAATCCACCGCTGTGGTGGGGCATTGTGCTGCTGGTGCTGGGGATGGTGACGGCTTTTGTCGGCGGCCTTTACGCGCTGATGGAGCACAATATTCAGCGCCTGCTGGCGTACCACACGCTGGAAAACATCGGCATTATTTTGCTGGGGCTGGGTGCCGGACTGACGGGTATCGCCCTGCAGCAGCCTGCGCTGATCGCGCTTGGCATGACCGGCGGTCTGTATCACCTCATCAATCACAGCCTGTTTAAAAGCACGCTGTTTCTCGGCGCGGGCAGCGTCTGGTATCAGACCGGGCACCGCGATATTGAAAAGCTGGGCGGTATCGGCAAACGCATGCCGTTAATTTCGCTGACCATGCTGGTGGGGCTGATGGCAATGGCGGCGCTGCCGCCGCTTAACGGCTTTGCCGGGGAATGGGTGATCTATCAGTCCTTCTTCCGTCTGAGCAGTAGCGATCTGTTTATCGGTCGTCTGCTTGGCCCGTTGCTTGCTGTCGGGCTGGCGATCACCGGCGCGCTGGCGGTGATGTGTATGGCTAAAGTGTACGGCGTGACCTTTCTCGGCGCACCGCGCACGCCTGAGGCGGCAAACGCCCGTCCTGCCCCCTTACTGATGACCTTTTCCGTGGTGGCGCTGGCGTTGTGCTGTATCGCTGGCGGTGTAGGCGCGCCCTGGCTGCTGCCGCTGTTATCAACGGCGGTACCGCTGCCGCTTGCCACCGCGCAGACCAGCGTGTCACAGCCGATGATCGCGCTGCTGCTGGTGGCCTGCCCGCTGTTGCCGCTAATTATCATGCTGCTGTTAAAAGGCGATCGTTTACCGGGCCGCCAGCGCGGCGCGGCATGGGTGTGCGGGTACGATCACGAGCCATCTATGGTGATCACCGCCCACGGTTTTGCCCATCCGGTAAAAGCGGCTTTCGCCCCGGTGCTGAAGCTGCGTCACTGGCTGGATCCGGTCGCACGCATTCCTGGCTGGCAGCGTGAAGGGGCGGCGGTACTGTTCCGTCGCCTGGCGCTGATCGAGCTGGCGGTACTGGTGGTCGTTGTGATTTCCCGAGGAGCCTGA
- the hycI gene encoding hydrogenase maturation peptidase HycI, which yields MTDVLLCVGNTMMGDDGAGPLLAEMCAERGCGKWTVIDGGSAPENDIVAIRELQPARLMIVDATDMGLNPGEIRIIDPDDIADMFMMTTHNMPLNYLVDQIKDDVGEVIFVGIQPDIVGFYYPMTPPVKEAVETVYQRLAGWQGNGGFPPL from the coding sequence GTGACTGACGTTTTATTGTGTGTCGGCAACACCATGATGGGCGATGATGGCGCAGGCCCGCTGCTGGCGGAAATGTGCGCCGAGCGGGGATGCGGTAAGTGGACGGTCATTGACGGCGGCAGCGCCCCGGAAAATGACATCGTGGCGATCCGCGAACTTCAACCCGCGCGGCTGATGATCGTCGATGCCACCGACATGGGGCTTAATCCGGGTGAGATCCGTATTATCGATCCGGATGACATCGCCGACATGTTTATGATGACCACCCACAATATGCCGCTTAACTATCTGGTCGATCAGATAAAAGACGATGTTGGCGAGGTGATTTTTGTCGGTATTCAGCCGGATATCGTCGGCTTTTATTACCCGATGACCCCGCCGGTAAAGGAGGCCGTGGAGACGGTGTATCAACGCCTCGCCGGATGGCAAGGGAACGGCGGTTTCCCGCCGTTGTAA
- the hycE gene encoding formate hydrogenlyase subunit HycE codes for MSEEKIGQHYLAALHQAFPGVVLDEAWQTRDQLTLTVKVNYLPEVVEFLYYQQGGWLSVVFGNDERQLCGHYAVYYVLSMEQGTKCWITVRVEVDASTLEFPSVTPRVPAAVWGEREVRDMYGLRPVGLPDERRLVLPDDWPDELYPLRKDSMDYRQRPAPTTDSETYEFINELGSKKNNVVPIGPLHVTSDEPGHFRLFVDGENIIDADYRLFYVHRGMEKLAETRMGYNEVTFLSDRVCGICGFAHSTAYTTSVENAMGIKVPERAQMIRAILLEVERLHSHLLNLGLACHFVGFDSGFMQFFRVRETSMKMAEILTGARKTYGMNLIGGIRRDMLKDDMIQTRLLAQQMRRDVMELVDVLMSTPNIEQRTVGIGRLDPQIARDFSNVGPMVRASGHARDTRADHPFVGYGLLPMTVHSEQGCDVISRLKVRINEVLTALNMIDFGLDNLPGGPLLVEGFTYIPHRFALGFAEAPRGDDIHWSMTGDNQKLYRWRCRAATYANWPTLRYMLRGNTVSDAPLIIGSLDPCYSCTDRMTVVDVRKKKSKVVPYKELERYSIERKNSPLK; via the coding sequence ATGTCTGAAGAAAAAATCGGTCAACACTACCTCGCCGCACTGCATCAGGCCTTTCCGGGCGTGGTGCTGGATGAAGCCTGGCAGACCCGCGATCAGCTTACCCTGACGGTGAAAGTGAATTATCTGCCGGAAGTGGTGGAGTTTCTCTATTACCAGCAGGGCGGCTGGCTGTCGGTGGTGTTCGGCAACGACGAACGCCAGCTGTGCGGCCATTACGCCGTCTACTACGTGCTGTCGATGGAGCAGGGTACCAAATGCTGGATCACGGTGCGGGTGGAAGTGGACGCCAGTACCCTGGAGTTTCCGTCGGTGACGCCGCGCGTACCGGCGGCGGTATGGGGCGAGCGCGAAGTGCGCGACATGTACGGCCTGCGCCCGGTCGGGCTGCCGGATGAGCGTCGTCTGGTACTGCCGGATGACTGGCCGGACGAACTCTATCCGTTGCGTAAAGACAGCATGGATTACCGTCAACGCCCGGCCCCGACCACCGACAGCGAAACCTACGAGTTTATTAACGAACTGGGCAGTAAGAAAAATAACGTCGTGCCGATTGGCCCGCTGCACGTCACCTCAGACGAACCGGGCCATTTCCGCCTGTTTGTCGATGGTGAAAACATTATCGATGCCGATTACCGCCTGTTCTACGTCCATCGCGGCATGGAAAAGCTGGCGGAAACCCGCATGGGCTACAACGAAGTCACCTTCCTGTCGGATCGCGTGTGCGGCATCTGCGGCTTTGCCCACAGTACCGCCTACACCACCTCGGTGGAAAACGCGATGGGCATCAAGGTGCCGGAGCGTGCGCAGATGATCCGCGCCATTCTGCTGGAAGTGGAACGGCTGCACAGTCACCTGCTCAACCTCGGCCTGGCCTGTCACTTTGTCGGCTTTGACTCCGGCTTTATGCAGTTTTTCCGCGTGCGCGAAACCTCAATGAAAATGGCGGAGATCCTCACCGGGGCGCGTAAAACCTACGGCATGAACCTGATTGGCGGCATTCGTCGTGACATGCTCAAAGACGACATGATCCAGACCCGCCTGCTTGCCCAGCAGATGCGCCGCGACGTGATGGAGCTGGTGGATGTGCTGATGAGCACGCCAAATATTGAACAGCGTACCGTCGGCATTGGCCGTCTGGATCCGCAGATCGCCCGCGACTTCAGCAACGTCGGCCCGATGGTGCGCGCCAGCGGCCATGCGCGCGATACCCGCGCCGATCACCCGTTCGTCGGCTACGGGCTGCTGCCGATGACCGTGCACAGCGAACAGGGCTGCGACGTGATCTCCCGCCTGAAAGTGCGCATAAACGAAGTGCTGACCGCGCTCAATATGATCGACTTTGGTCTGGATAACCTGCCCGGCGGCCCGCTGCTGGTGGAAGGCTTTACCTATATTCCGCACCGCTTTGCCCTCGGTTTTGCCGAAGCGCCTCGCGGCGACGATATCCACTGGAGCATGACCGGCGACAACCAGAAGCTCTACCGCTGGCGCTGCCGGGCGGCGACCTACGCCAACTGGCCGACCCTGCGCTACATGCTGCGCGGCAACACGGTATCCGACGCGCCGCTGATCATCGGCAGCCTCGATCCGTGCTACTCCTGCACCGACCGCATGACGGTGGTGGATGTGCGCAAGAAGAAAAGCAAAGTGGTGCCGTACAAAGAGCTTGAGCGCTACAGCATCGAGCGTAAAAACTCGCCGCTGAAATAA
- a CDS encoding respiratory chain complex I subunit 1 family protein → MNLLFPLLQALVLFALAPLLSGVTRVARARLHNRRGPGVLQEYRDLIKLFGRQSIAPDAAGWVFRLMPFVMVGVMLTIATALPVITVASPLPVLGDLITLIYLFAIARFFFAIAGLDTGSPFTGLGASREAMLGVLVEPILILGLWVAALVAGSTHISYITAAIYHWPVGRSLPLILALCACAFATFIEMGKLPFDLAEAEQELQEGPLTEYSGSGFAVLKWGICLKQLVVLQLFVGVFFPWGQMMHFSVTGLLLALAIAIVKLLVGVLVIALFENSMARLRFCATSRVTWAGFGFAFLAFVSLLAA, encoded by the coding sequence ATGAATCTGCTGTTTCCGTTACTTCAGGCGCTGGTGCTGTTTGCTCTCGCGCCGCTGCTGTCCGGCGTAACCCGCGTGGCGCGCGCCCGTCTGCACAATCGTCGCGGGCCGGGCGTGCTCCAGGAATACCGCGACCTGATCAAGCTGTTCGGTCGTCAGAGCATTGCGCCGGATGCGGCGGGCTGGGTGTTTCGCCTGATGCCGTTTGTGATGGTCGGCGTGATGCTGACCATTGCCACCGCGCTGCCGGTGATCACCGTTGCCTCGCCGCTGCCGGTGCTGGGCGATCTGATCACCCTGATCTACCTGTTCGCCATCGCGCGCTTCTTCTTTGCCATCGCCGGGCTGGACACCGGCAGTCCGTTTACCGGGCTGGGGGCCAGCCGCGAGGCGATGCTCGGCGTGCTGGTGGAGCCGATCCTGATCTTAGGACTGTGGGTGGCGGCGCTGGTGGCAGGTTCGACGCACATCTCTTATATCACCGCGGCGATTTACCACTGGCCCGTCGGACGCAGCCTGCCGCTGATCCTCGCGCTGTGCGCCTGTGCCTTCGCCACCTTTATTGAGATGGGCAAATTGCCGTTCGATCTTGCGGAAGCGGAGCAGGAGCTTCAGGAAGGGCCGCTGACCGAGTACAGCGGTAGCGGATTTGCGGTGCTGAAGTGGGGCATCTGCCTCAAACAACTGGTGGTGCTGCAACTCTTTGTCGGCGTCTTTTTCCCGTGGGGGCAGATGATGCACTTCAGCGTCACCGGCCTGCTGCTGGCGCTGGCCATTGCCATCGTGAAACTGCTTGTCGGCGTGCTGGTGATCGCGCTGTTTGAAAACAGCATGGCGCGTCTGCGTTTTTGCGCCACCTCGCGCGTCACCTGGGCCGGTTTCGGCTTTGCCTTTTTAGCCTTCGTCTCCTTGCTGGCGGCGTGA